One Microvirga thermotolerans DNA window includes the following coding sequences:
- a CDS encoding asparaginase — translation MDNPFLVEVTRGHVVESRHRGSVAVVDAEGSTVLSLGDVERRVFPRSAVKAIQALPLLENGIADKYGLTDEEIALACASHSGEPEHAAAAASMLAKAGLGEPCLECGVHWPMSEAAARALAAQGGQPTQLHNNCSGKHAGFICLACGLGEDPKGYVSAHHPVQQAVRHALEDLTGASHTDDVSGTDGCSIPTYAIPLPALAFGFARFGTGIGLSEGCRGAAERIRRAVARHPFMVAGTGRFDTRLMEALRERAFVKVGAEGVYCAAFPELGYGVALKADDGGTRAAEAMMAALVLRFLKLDDGERAVVEELAQPVLKNWNGIEVGRIRVTRELLA, via the coding sequence ATGGACAATCCTTTTCTCGTCGAGGTCACGCGGGGGCATGTGGTCGAATCGCGGCATCGGGGCAGCGTGGCTGTCGTCGACGCGGAGGGCAGCACGGTCCTGAGCCTCGGCGACGTGGAGCGGCGCGTGTTCCCGCGCTCGGCCGTGAAGGCCATCCAGGCGCTGCCCCTCCTCGAGAACGGGATCGCGGACAAATACGGCCTGACGGACGAGGAGATCGCGCTGGCCTGCGCCTCCCACTCTGGCGAGCCGGAGCACGCGGCGGCGGCGGCCTCCATGCTCGCCAAGGCCGGACTGGGCGAGCCGTGCCTGGAATGCGGAGTGCACTGGCCCATGAGCGAGGCCGCCGCCCGGGCGCTCGCCGCCCAGGGAGGGCAGCCGACGCAGCTTCACAACAACTGCTCCGGCAAGCATGCCGGGTTCATCTGCCTCGCCTGCGGGCTCGGCGAGGACCCGAAAGGCTACGTGTCGGCGCATCATCCCGTCCAGCAGGCGGTGCGCCATGCCCTGGAGGACCTGACCGGCGCCTCGCATACGGACGACGTGAGCGGCACGGACGGCTGCTCCATCCCGACCTATGCGATCCCGCTGCCGGCGCTCGCGTTCGGCTTCGCGCGGTTCGGCACCGGAATCGGCCTCTCCGAGGGCTGCAGGGGCGCGGCCGAGCGCATCCGCAGGGCGGTGGCGCGCCATCCCTTCATGGTCGCCGGCACCGGACGCTTCGACACGAGGCTCATGGAAGCGCTGCGCGAGCGCGCCTTCGTGAAGGTCGGCGCCGAGGGGGTCTATTGCGCGGCCTTCCCCGAGCTCGGCTACGGCGTCGCCCTGAAGGCCGACGACGGCGGCACCCGTGCCGCCGAGGCCATGATGGCCGCCCTCGTCCTGCGTTTCCTGAAGCTCGACGACGGGGAGCGCGCCGTGGTCGAGGAGCTCGCCCAGCCGGTCCTGAAGAACTGGAACGGCATCGAGGTCGGCCGCATCCGCGTGACGCGGGAACTCCTGGCCTGA
- a CDS encoding methylmalonyl-CoA mutase family protein produces the protein MDDLALAAEFPTSSREQWLRLVEGVLKGADFERKLVSRTYEGLAIQPLYPKAEGTSPIARAEPGPWRIAQRMDHPDLEAANALALADLEGGADSLALVTRKAPSARGFGLAAETVDELDRVLAGVMLDLVHVRLDAGGRGRIVAGHFATLAERRGHALSQISADLGLDPIGAMAALGVLSAPWPVVAGRLGETLADLTERGFAGRTALADGRPYHEAGAGEAQELAAVLATGVAYLRALEHYGHSLEAARDALSFLLVADADEFLTVAKFRALRRLWARVEQMSDLVPKPIRLHAETAWRMTTRRDPWVNMLRGTIAAFSAGIGGADSICALPFTAALGLPDAFARRIARNTQLILLHESNLWRVADPAAGAGGFEALTDALCEKAWSLFQEIERDGGIVESLMRGTLQARIAETRARRERAVATRREPITGTSEFPNLGEAEVAVLLPSPAAGAAAQGGNAAPAEAVHIAPLPSLRTAEPFERLRDRSDALLAKTGTRPKVFLANLGPLASFTARATFAKNFFEAGGIEAVSNDGFADLGALLEAASASRARLVCICSSDEIYQEQAVGAAKALRGAGFGPIYLAGRPAGLEQDLREAGVADFIFLGCDVLSVLAEALDRAGA, from the coding sequence ATGGACGATCTTGCCCTCGCCGCCGAATTTCCCACCTCCTCCCGCGAGCAATGGCTCAGGCTGGTCGAAGGCGTGCTGAAGGGGGCGGATTTCGAGAGGAAGCTCGTCTCCCGAACCTACGAGGGGCTCGCCATCCAGCCCCTCTACCCGAAGGCGGAAGGCACCTCCCCCATCGCCCGCGCCGAGCCGGGCCCCTGGCGGATCGCCCAGCGGATGGACCATCCCGACCTCGAGGCGGCGAACGCCCTCGCCCTGGCGGATCTGGAAGGCGGGGCGGATTCCCTCGCCCTCGTCACCCGGAAGGCCCCCTCCGCGCGGGGCTTCGGCCTCGCCGCCGAGACGGTGGACGAGCTGGACCGGGTCCTCGCGGGCGTGATGCTCGACCTCGTCCATGTCCGTCTCGATGCGGGCGGGCGCGGGCGGATCGTGGCGGGGCACTTCGCCACCCTCGCGGAGCGGCGTGGGCACGCCCTGTCGCAGATCTCCGCCGATCTCGGGCTCGATCCCATCGGCGCCATGGCCGCGCTCGGCGTCCTCTCCGCCCCCTGGCCGGTGGTGGCGGGCCGCCTCGGCGAGACCCTGGCGGACCTCACGGAGCGCGGCTTCGCGGGGCGGACGGCGCTGGCCGACGGGCGGCCCTATCATGAAGCGGGCGCCGGAGAGGCGCAGGAGCTGGCCGCGGTGCTCGCCACCGGCGTCGCCTACCTGCGCGCGCTCGAGCATTACGGCCATTCCCTCGAGGCGGCACGGGACGCCCTCTCCTTCCTCCTGGTGGCCGACGCGGACGAGTTCCTGACGGTCGCCAAGTTCCGCGCCCTTCGCCGCCTCTGGGCCCGCGTGGAGCAGATGTCCGACCTCGTCCCCAAGCCGATCCGCCTCCATGCGGAAACCGCCTGGCGCATGACGACGCGGCGGGACCCGTGGGTGAACATGCTGCGCGGGACCATCGCCGCCTTCTCGGCCGGCATCGGCGGCGCGGATTCCATCTGCGCCCTGCCCTTCACGGCGGCCCTCGGCCTGCCTGACGCCTTCGCGCGCCGGATCGCCCGCAACACGCAGCTGATCCTGCTCCACGAATCCAACCTCTGGCGGGTGGCGGACCCCGCCGCCGGCGCGGGCGGCTTCGAGGCGCTGACGGACGCGCTTTGCGAAAAGGCCTGGTCCCTCTTCCAGGAGATCGAGCGCGACGGCGGCATCGTGGAGAGCCTCATGCGCGGCACGCTCCAGGCCCGCATCGCCGAGACCCGCGCCCGCCGCGAGCGCGCCGTGGCGACCCGCAGGGAGCCGATCACCGGAACGAGCGAGTTCCCCAATCTGGGCGAGGCCGAGGTGGCGGTCCTTCTCCCTTCGCCAGCCGCGGGCGCAGCCGCGCAGGGCGGCAACGCCGCGCCCGCCGAGGCCGTCCACATCGCGCCGCTTCCCAGTCTCCGCACGGCGGAGCCCTTCGAGCGTCTGCGCGACCGCTCGGATGCCCTGCTGGCCAAGACCGGCACGCGACCGAAGGTCTTTCTCGCCAATCTCGGCCCGCTCGCGTCGTTCACCGCGCGGGCGACCTTTGCCAAGAACTTCTTCGAGGCGGGTGGAATCGAGGCCGTCTCCAACGACGGCTTCGCGGACCTAGGCGCGCTTCTCGAAGCGGCGTCCGCCAGCAGGGCCCGGCTCGTCTGCATCTGCTCCTCGGACGAGATCTACCAGGAACAGGCCGTCGGCGCCGCGAAAGCCCTGCGCGGCGCAGGTTTCGGCCCCATCTACCTGGCAGGCCGCCCGGCAGGCCTGGAGCAGGACCTCCGGGAAGCCGGCGTCGCGGACTTCATCTTCCTCGGATGCGACGTTCTGAGCGTCCTCGCCGAAGCCCTGGACCGCGCAGGCGCCTGA
- the meaB gene encoding methylmalonyl Co-A mutase-associated GTPase MeaB yields MIGGTSGRNRVSAEAVASGDRAALARAITLMESRRPDHRAAAQDLLQTLMPRTGRAIRVGITGVPGVGKSTAIDSLGSMLTGRGHKVAVLAVDPSSARTGGAILGDKTRMARLAADPNAFIRPSPSSGTLGGVAAKTREAMLLCEAAGFDVILVETVGVGQSETAVADLTDFFLVLMLPGAGDELQGIKKGILELADMIAVNKADDAGARAKAAAAEYRAALHILTPASAAWRPPVLTVSGLTGEGLDLLWDKVLDHRRRLEATGELAAKRRAQDAKWMWALVHERLHDRLTHDPALRRRVPEIERQIAAGRLSPTAGAEEIVRLLGL; encoded by the coding sequence ATGATCGGGGGCACGTCAGGCAGGAATCGCGTCTCGGCGGAGGCGGTCGCGAGCGGCGACCGCGCCGCGCTGGCGCGCGCCATCACGCTCATGGAATCGCGCCGCCCCGACCACAGGGCCGCGGCGCAGGACCTTCTCCAGACCCTGATGCCGCGTACGGGCCGCGCCATCCGGGTCGGCATCACCGGGGTACCCGGCGTCGGCAAGTCGACCGCCATCGATTCCCTGGGCAGCATGCTGACCGGGCGCGGTCACAAGGTGGCCGTGCTCGCCGTCGATCCCAGCTCCGCCCGCACCGGCGGCGCCATTCTCGGCGACAAGACCCGCATGGCGCGGCTCGCCGCGGATCCCAACGCCTTCATCCGCCCCTCCCCCTCCTCCGGCACCCTCGGCGGCGTCGCCGCCAAGACCCGGGAGGCGATGCTGCTGTGCGAGGCCGCGGGCTTCGACGTGATCCTTGTGGAGACGGTGGGCGTCGGCCAGTCGGAGACGGCAGTCGCGGACCTGACCGACTTCTTCCTGGTTCTCATGCTGCCGGGCGCCGGCGACGAATTGCAGGGGATCAAGAAGGGCATTCTCGAACTCGCCGACATGATCGCCGTGAACAAGGCGGACGACGCCGGGGCCCGGGCCAAGGCCGCGGCAGCCGAGTACCGCGCGGCGCTCCACATCCTCACCCCCGCCTCGGCGGCCTGGAGGCCGCCCGTGCTGACCGTCTCCGGGCTGACGGGCGAGGGGCTCGACCTGTTGTGGGACAAGGTGCTCGACCACCGCCGCCGCCTGGAGGCGACGGGGGAACTCGCGGCCAAGCGCCGGGCGCAGGACGCGAAATGGATGTGGGCGCTCGTCCACGAGCGCCTGCACGACCGGCTCACCCACGATCCGGCCCTGCGCAGGCGCGTCCCCGAGATCGAGCGGCAGATCGCGGCAGGCCGCCTCTCCCCCACCGCGGGCGCGGAGGAGATCGTCCGGCTCCTGGGCCTCTGA
- the scpA gene encoding methylmalonyl-CoA mutase — MTRIPDFSSVSWAEPPMPTLSEAKGTEPWLTPEGIPVKGAYGEADRAGIDFLDTYPGIPPYLRGPYPTMYVNQPWTVRQYAGFSTAEDSNAFYRRNLAAGQKGLSVAFDLATHRGYDSDHPRVAGDVGMAGVAIDSIYDMRTLFAGIPLDRMSVSMTMNGAVLPVLALYIVAAEEQGVPAHKLSGTIQNDILKEFMVRNTYIYPPKGSMRIISDIFAYTSANMPKFNSISISGYHMQEAGATQDLELAYTLADGVEYIRAGLAAGLSIDQFAPRLSFFWAIGMNFFMEVAKMRAARLLWAKLVKQFNPQNEKSLPLRTHSQTSGWSLTAQDVFNNVARTCIEAMAATQGHTQSLHTNALDEALALPTDFSARIARNTQLFLQQESGTTRIIDPWGGSYYVERLTKELAEKAWGHIQEVEALGGMARAIEAGIPKLKIEEAAARTQARIDSGHQMIVGVNAFRPADEAPIEILKVDNAAVRARQIEKLKRLKAERNQADVDAALDALSRGASTGEANLLDLAVQAARAKATVGEISDALEKVWGRHRAEIKAISGVYKREVGMESPKVEKVRRLVEEFEENDGRRPRILVAKMGQDGHDRGQKVIASAFADLGFDVDIGPLFATPAEAARQAVENDVHIVGVSSLAAGHLTLVPELRAELARYGRDDIMIVVGGVIPPQDFDSLYAAGASAIFPPGTVIADAAVNLIAELNRRLGYGSKEAAE, encoded by the coding sequence ATGACACGCATTCCGGACTTCTCGAGCGTTTCCTGGGCCGAGCCGCCCATGCCGACCCTTTCCGAGGCTAAGGGTACGGAGCCCTGGCTCACGCCGGAGGGCATTCCCGTCAAGGGCGCCTATGGCGAGGCGGACCGGGCGGGGATCGACTTCCTCGACACTTATCCGGGCATCCCGCCGTATCTTCGCGGCCCCTACCCGACCATGTACGTCAACCAGCCCTGGACGGTCCGGCAATATGCCGGCTTCTCCACGGCCGAGGATTCCAACGCCTTCTACCGGCGCAACCTCGCGGCCGGCCAGAAGGGCCTGTCGGTCGCCTTCGACCTCGCCACCCACCGGGGCTACGATTCCGACCATCCCCGCGTGGCGGGCGACGTGGGCATGGCGGGCGTCGCCATCGACTCGATCTACGACATGCGCACCCTGTTCGCGGGCATCCCGCTCGACCGGATGAGCGTGTCGATGACCATGAACGGCGCGGTGCTGCCCGTGCTCGCGCTCTACATCGTCGCGGCGGAGGAGCAGGGCGTGCCCGCCCACAAGCTCTCCGGCACGATCCAGAACGACATCCTGAAAGAGTTCATGGTGCGCAACACCTATATCTACCCGCCCAAGGGGTCGATGCGCATCATCTCGGACATCTTCGCCTACACCTCGGCGAACATGCCGAAGTTCAACTCCATCTCGATCTCCGGCTACCACATGCAGGAGGCGGGAGCGACGCAGGACCTGGAACTCGCCTACACCCTCGCGGACGGCGTCGAATACATCCGCGCCGGGCTCGCGGCCGGACTCTCCATCGACCAGTTCGCGCCGCGCCTGTCCTTCTTCTGGGCCATCGGCATGAACTTCTTCATGGAAGTGGCCAAGATGCGCGCCGCGCGCCTTCTCTGGGCGAAGCTCGTGAAGCAGTTCAACCCGCAGAACGAGAAGTCCCTGCCGCTGCGCACCCACAGCCAGACCTCGGGCTGGTCGCTCACCGCACAGGACGTGTTCAACAACGTGGCGCGCACCTGCATCGAGGCCATGGCGGCGACGCAGGGACACACCCAGTCGCTCCACACCAACGCCCTCGACGAGGCGCTGGCCCTGCCGACCGACTTCTCCGCGCGCATTGCGCGCAACACCCAGCTCTTCCTGCAGCAGGAAAGCGGCACGACGCGGATCATCGACCCCTGGGGCGGCTCCTACTACGTCGAGCGCCTCACGAAGGAGCTGGCGGAGAAGGCCTGGGGCCATATCCAGGAGGTGGAGGCGCTCGGAGGCATGGCGCGGGCCATCGAGGCAGGCATTCCGAAGCTCAAGATCGAGGAGGCGGCGGCGCGCACGCAGGCGCGGATCGATTCCGGCCACCAGATGATCGTCGGCGTCAATGCCTTTCGCCCCGCCGACGAAGCCCCGATCGAGATTCTCAAGGTCGACAACGCCGCCGTCCGCGCCCGCCAGATCGAGAAGCTCAAGCGTCTCAAGGCCGAGCGCAACCAGGCCGACGTGGATGCGGCGCTCGACGCGCTCTCCAGGGGCGCTTCCACGGGCGAGGCCAACCTGCTCGACCTCGCCGTGCAGGCCGCGCGCGCGAAAGCGACGGTGGGCGAGATTTCCGACGCCTTGGAGAAGGTCTGGGGCCGTCACCGGGCGGAGATCAAGGCGATCTCCGGCGTGTACAAGCGGGAGGTCGGAATGGAATCGCCGAAGGTGGAGAAGGTCCGCCGGCTCGTGGAGGAGTTCGAGGAGAACGACGGCCGCCGCCCGCGCATCCTCGTCGCCAAGATGGGCCAGGACGGCCACGACCGCGGCCAGAAGGTCATCGCCTCCGCCTTCGCCGATCTGGGCTTCGACGTGGACATCGGCCCCCTCTTCGCAACCCCGGCGGAGGCAGCGCGGCAGGCGGTGGAGAACGACGTCCACATCGTCGGGGTCTCGTCCCTGGCCGCCGGGCACCTCACCCTCGTCCCCGAGCTGCGGGCCGAACTCGCCCGGTACGGCCGCGATGACATCATGATCGTGGTCGGCGGCGTGATCCCGCCGCAGGACTTCGACTCGCTCTACGCCGCCGGCGCCTCCGCCATCTTCCCGCCCGGCACCGTGATCGCGGATGCGGCCGTGAACCTCATCGCGGAGCTCAATCGCAGGCTCGGCTACGGATCGAAGGAGGCGGCGGAGTAG
- a CDS encoding UDP-glucose dehydrogenase family protein, whose translation MRIGMVGSGYVGLVSGACFADFGHEVCCVDKDPAKIAALNRGEIPIFEPGLAELVAKNVREGRLTFTTDLSGAVAAAAAVFIAVGTPSRRGDGHADLSFVHQAAREIAAALAGYTVVVTKSTVPVGTGDEVERIIRETRPDADFAVVSNPEFLREGAAIADFKRPDRIVIGAEDARAAQLMTELYRPLYLNQAPLIVTSRRTAELTKYAANAFLATKITFINEIANLCEQVGANVQDVARGIGLDNRIGTKFLHAGPGYGGSCFPKDTLALIKTAQDYEAPVRIVETVAAVNDQRKRAMGRKVIAACGGTVRGETIAVLGLTFKPNTDDMREAPSIDVIRTLQDAGARIRAYDPEGMAAARAVLSEVEYARDPYDCARGAAALVIVTEWDMFRALDLARLKAALARPIVVDLRNIYRPDDMKRNGFAYVSIGRPS comes from the coding sequence ATGCGCATAGGGATGGTAGGATCCGGGTATGTAGGTCTGGTATCCGGGGCGTGCTTTGCGGATTTCGGGCACGAGGTGTGCTGCGTCGACAAGGACCCGGCCAAGATCGCCGCGCTCAACCGCGGCGAGATCCCGATCTTCGAGCCGGGCCTGGCCGAGCTCGTCGCCAAGAACGTCCGCGAAGGCCGCCTGACCTTCACCACCGACCTGTCCGGCGCCGTCGCCGCCGCCGCGGCGGTGTTCATCGCCGTCGGCACCCCCTCCCGCCGCGGCGACGGCCATGCCGACCTCTCCTTCGTCCACCAGGCCGCCCGCGAGATCGCCGCCGCGCTTGCCGGCTACACCGTGGTGGTGACCAAGTCCACCGTGCCGGTCGGCACCGGCGACGAGGTCGAGCGCATCATCCGCGAGACCCGCCCCGACGCCGACTTCGCCGTGGTCTCCAACCCCGAGTTCCTGCGCGAGGGCGCGGCGATCGCCGACTTCAAGCGCCCCGACCGCATCGTCATCGGCGCCGAGGACGCGCGCGCCGCCCAGCTGATGACCGAGCTCTACCGCCCGCTCTACCTCAACCAGGCGCCGCTGATCGTCACCTCGCGCCGCACCGCCGAGCTGACCAAGTACGCCGCCAACGCCTTTCTGGCCACCAAGATCACCTTCATCAACGAGATCGCCAACCTGTGCGAGCAGGTGGGCGCCAACGTGCAGGACGTGGCCCGCGGCATCGGGCTCGACAACCGCATCGGCACCAAGTTCCTGCATGCGGGGCCGGGCTATGGCGGCTCGTGCTTTCCCAAGGACACCCTGGCGCTGATCAAGACGGCGCAGGACTACGAGGCGCCGGTGCGGATCGTGGAGACGGTGGCGGCGGTCAACGACCAGCGCAAGCGCGCCATGGGCCGCAAGGTGATCGCCGCCTGCGGCGGCACGGTGCGGGGCGAGACGATCGCGGTGCTGGGGCTGACCTTCAAGCCGAACACCGACGACATGCGCGAGGCCCCCTCCATCGACGTGATCCGCACCCTGCAGGACGCGGGCGCGCGCATCCGCGCCTACGACCCGGAGGGGATGGCGGCGGCGCGGGCGGTGCTCTCGGAGGTGGAGTATGCCCGCGACCCGTACGACTGCGCGCGCGGCGCCGCGGCGCTGGTGATCGTCACCGAGTGGGACATGTTCCGGGCGCTGGATCTTGCCCGCCTCAAGGCCGCGCTCGCCCGCCCCATCGTCGTCGACCTGCGCAACATCTACAGGCCCGACGACATGAAACGAAACGGTTTCGCATACGTCTCAATCGGACGGCCGTCCTGA
- a CDS encoding DUF2267 domain-containing protein, producing MEELIARVTEKTGLEASVARKAIGLILAFLRKEGPANEVNQLIAALPGAEEAIAQAGGGGGGLMGMMGAMGGGVMALGGQLMSAGVSMGQMQPLGRELFAYGREKAGEDVMGPIVGAVPGLSQFV from the coding sequence ATGGAAGAGCTCATCGCCCGCGTCACCGAGAAAACGGGCCTGGAGGCCTCCGTCGCCAGGAAGGCCATTGGGCTCATCTTGGCCTTCCTCCGCAAGGAAGGCCCGGCGAACGAGGTGAACCAGCTCATCGCGGCCCTGCCCGGCGCGGAGGAGGCGATCGCCCAGGCCGGCGGCGGTGGGGGCGGCCTCATGGGCATGATGGGCGCCATGGGCGGCGGCGTGATGGCCCTCGGCGGCCAGCTCATGAGTGCCGGCGTCTCCATGGGCCAGATGCAGCCCCTCGGCCGGGAGCTCTTCGCCTACGGTCGCGAGAAGGCGGGCGAGGACGTGATGGGCCCCATCGTCGGCGCGGTTCCGGGGCTCTCGCAGTTCGTGTAG
- a CDS encoding alpha/beta hydrolase, translating to MLPRIARLSFAGLVCLVLSGCLGGEPALTSAPPAPRPGLASDPRLLIATTRLPVGDPIQKPWFSSERSPDLIFAEARLTPPGRSLIGRGGWSIASVENVTRTGAAAAFAQAALGRDLLLYVHGYRESFETAATSTIQLSEGIRFSGMTGLFTWPSAGSTLSYVADREAAMWSRDSLEDLLAAIAKTPSGGRVHIVAHSMGTLLTLEALRMLRTDAGPAAMEKIGAIVMAAPDIDIDLFARGIERLGPDAKKITVISSTNDRALAVSSRLAGGIVRAGAAERERLEALGVRVADASEFGGGIINHDLFLSNKEVEQVVKRAIERERM from the coding sequence ATGCTGCCCCGCATCGCACGCCTGTCCTTCGCCGGTCTCGTCTGCCTCGTCCTCTCGGGCTGTCTCGGCGGCGAACCCGCCCTGACGAGCGCGCCTCCCGCGCCGCGTCCCGGGCTTGCCAGCGATCCGCGGCTGCTGATCGCCACCACGCGCCTGCCGGTCGGAGACCCGATCCAGAAGCCCTGGTTCAGCAGCGAGCGCTCGCCTGACCTCATCTTCGCCGAGGCGCGGCTGACGCCGCCGGGCCGCTCCCTCATCGGGCGCGGCGGCTGGAGCATCGCCTCCGTCGAGAACGTGACCCGGACCGGCGCGGCGGCGGCCTTCGCGCAGGCCGCCCTAGGCCGCGACCTCCTGCTCTACGTCCACGGCTACAGGGAGAGCTTCGAGACCGCCGCCACCTCGACGATCCAGCTGTCCGAGGGAATCCGGTTCTCCGGCATGACGGGCCTCTTCACCTGGCCCTCCGCGGGCTCGACCCTGAGCTACGTGGCCGATCGGGAGGCCGCCATGTGGTCGCGGGATTCCCTGGAGGACCTCCTGGCCGCCATCGCCAAGACCCCGAGCGGCGGGCGCGTCCACATCGTGGCGCACAGCATGGGCACCCTCTTGACCCTCGAGGCCCTGCGGATGCTGCGCACGGATGCGGGGCCCGCCGCCATGGAGAAGATCGGCGCCATCGTGATGGCGGCGCCCGACATCGACATCGACCTGTTCGCCCGCGGCATCGAGCGCCTGGGGCCGGACGCGAAGAAGATCACCGTCATCAGCTCCACCAACGACCGGGCGCTCGCCGTGTCGAGCCGTCTCGCCGGCGGCATCGTCCGGGCCGGCGCGGCCGAGCGCGAGCGGCTGGAGGCCCTGGGCGTGCGGGTGGCCGACGCCTCAGAGTTCGGCGGCGGCATCATCAACCACGACCTGTTCCTGTCGAACAAGGAGGTGGAGCAGGTGGTCAAGCGCGCCATCGAGCGCGAGAGGATGTAG
- a CDS encoding Lrp/AsnC ligand binding domain-containing protein — translation MQTFFVEIKCKLGKTYEVASMLADREIASEIYSTAGNYDILAKFHVDDDVDIGHFIAKNVQSIEGIADTHTIITFKAF, via the coding sequence ATGCAGACCTTCTTCGTCGAGATCAAGTGCAAACTCGGGAAGACTTACGAGGTGGCGAGCATGCTCGCCGACCGGGAGATCGCATCGGAGATCTACTCCACCGCCGGCAATTACGACATCCTCGCCAAGTTCCACGTGGACGACGACGTGGACATCGGCCACTTCATCGCCAAGAACGTGCAATCGATCGAAGGCATCGCCGACACCCACACGATCATCACCTTCAAGGCGTTCTAG
- the gstA gene encoding glutathione transferase GstA codes for MKLYYSPAACSLAVHIAAREAGIRFDLVKVDLLKHRLETGEPLTSVNRKNVVPVLELDSGERLTEAAVILQWLADKAGDRDLLPAPGSLERVRVQEWLNFVATELHKSFSPWLWHPETEEGTKKTVRERLAARFAILDEELSGRDYLTGDRFTVADAYAFTIVNWSNLLNVDLKPYANLRAYMDRVAARPAVRQAMSAEGLLKEAA; via the coding sequence ATGAAGCTCTACTACAGTCCCGCAGCCTGCTCCCTCGCCGTCCACATCGCGGCCCGCGAGGCGGGGATCAGGTTCGATCTGGTCAAGGTCGACCTCCTCAAGCACCGGCTGGAAACCGGCGAACCCCTCACGAGCGTCAACCGCAAGAACGTCGTTCCCGTGCTCGAGCTCGACAGCGGAGAGCGGCTGACGGAGGCGGCGGTCATACTGCAATGGCTGGCCGACAAGGCCGGCGACCGCGACCTCCTGCCTGCGCCCGGCAGCCTCGAGCGGGTCCGCGTGCAGGAATGGCTCAACTTCGTCGCCACGGAGCTGCACAAGTCGTTCAGCCCCTGGCTCTGGCACCCCGAGACGGAGGAGGGCACGAAGAAGACGGTTCGCGAGCGGCTCGCGGCCCGTTTCGCCATCCTCGACGAGGAGCTCTCGGGGCGCGACTACCTCACGGGGGACCGTTTCACCGTGGCCGACGCCTATGCCTTCACCATCGTGAACTGGTCGAACCTGCTGAACGTGGACCTGAAGCCCTATGCGAACCTTCGCGCCTACATGGACCGGGTCGCGGCACGTCCCGCCGTTCGGCAGGCCATGTCCGCCGAGGGGCTCCTCAAGGAAGCGGCCTGA
- a CDS encoding LysR family transcriptional regulator: MDDWNDLRLVLAIARNGNLTGAAKELAVNHSTAFRRLGALEETLGVRLFERLPGGIYAPTQAGERMAATAERIETETAALDREIVGRDRSLTGRLRVTSSETLAYRLLTAQIARFRQVHPGIVVELVIDNRILSLSRREADIALRVSRPREGDLHGRKLSDVAWTAYGSKGLVEGGAPVRSPADLAAFPVIGWEEGARGINAADWLAEHVPPSAFAYRTNSIVNQLVAAKAGIGAAVLPCYLGDAEPDLIRLVPEPIPELGRELWIVTHADLRRTGRVRAFLDVVGEGLAAERPLLTGLRPAS, from the coding sequence ATGGACGACTGGAACGACCTGCGCCTCGTGCTCGCCATCGCCCGCAACGGGAACCTGACCGGGGCGGCGAAGGAGCTCGCGGTCAATCACTCGACCGCCTTCCGCCGGCTCGGCGCGCTGGAGGAGACCCTCGGCGTCAGGCTCTTCGAGCGCCTGCCGGGGGGCATCTACGCACCGACCCAGGCCGGCGAGCGCATGGCGGCGACGGCGGAGCGGATCGAGACGGAGACCGCCGCCCTGGACCGGGAGATCGTCGGGCGGGACCGGAGTCTCACGGGCCGTCTGCGGGTGACCTCGTCGGAGACCCTGGCCTACCGGCTCCTGACGGCGCAGATCGCCCGCTTCCGGCAGGTTCACCCGGGCATCGTCGTCGAACTCGTCATCGACAACCGCATCCTCAGCCTGTCCCGCCGCGAAGCCGACATCGCCCTGCGCGTCTCGCGGCCCCGCGAGGGGGACCTGCATGGCCGCAAGCTGTCGGACGTGGCCTGGACAGCCTACGGTTCGAAAGGCCTCGTCGAAGGGGGTGCGCCGGTCCGGAGCCCGGCCGATCTCGCCGCCTTTCCGGTAATCGGCTGGGAGGAAGGCGCCCGCGGCATCAACGCCGCCGACTGGCTCGCCGAGCACGTCCCTCCGTCGGCCTTCGCATACCGGACCAACAGCATCGTCAACCAGTTGGTCGCGGCCAAGGCGGGGATCGGCGCGGCCGTCCTGCCCTGCTACCTGGGAGATGCCGAGCCGGACCTGATCCGCCTCGTCCCCGAGCCCATTCCCGAACTCGGCCGGGAGCTGTGGATCGTGACCCATGCGGACCTGCGCCGCACCGGACGCGTGCGGGCCTTTCTCGACGTGGTCGGCGAGGGGCTTGCGGCCGAGCGCCCTCTCCTGACCGGCCTCCGGCCCGCATCATGA